The following proteins are co-located in the Paraburkholderia phytofirmans PsJN genome:
- a CDS encoding Chromate resistance protein ChrB: MNTQNWLLLTYKVPAEPARKRVALWRKLKGMGAVYLQSGVCLLPRTDDHIRRLKIIENEIDGMSGESVLLETVALDRGQEEKVVGRFKADRNEEYVEFLDKCRDFEAEIAKETADSHFTYAELEENDVDFRKLESWLEKIVKLDFYGAPLAAEAATRLKECEALLDTYAQRVFEAHDENHLTPPRPQ, from the coding sequence ATGAACACTCAGAACTGGTTACTCCTGACCTACAAGGTGCCCGCCGAACCCGCCAGGAAACGCGTTGCGCTCTGGCGCAAGCTCAAGGGCATGGGTGCGGTCTATCTGCAAAGCGGCGTCTGCCTGCTGCCCAGGACGGACGACCATATCCGCCGCCTCAAGATCATCGAAAACGAGATCGACGGGATGTCGGGCGAGTCTGTCCTGCTCGAGACCGTCGCCCTCGATCGGGGGCAGGAGGAAAAGGTCGTCGGCCGCTTCAAGGCGGATCGCAACGAGGAGTACGTCGAATTCCTCGACAAGTGCAGGGATTTCGAGGCGGAGATTGCGAAAGAGACTGCAGACAGCCACTTCACCTATGCGGAGCTTGAGGAAAACGACGTCGATTTCAGGAAGCTCGAGTCGTGGCTGGAGAAGATCGTGAAGCTCGACTTCTACGGCGCGCCCCTGGCTGCCGAAGCCGCCACACGGCTGAAGGAATGCGAAGCGTTGCTCGACACCTATGCCCAGCGTGTTTTCGAGGCACACGACGAAAACCACCTCACGCCACCCCGACCGCAATAA
- a CDS encoding endonuclease/exonuclease/phosphatase family protein produces the protein MTTLTVLTYNTLFAGRDGGDDRRAQAQVGLINDLRPDVFLMQEAKGFDANGGAWLHALEQQIAMRGFLAVAPRTGQNIAIFIREPLRPLGFEADGANFHHTLATLRVAVPGSELPVTFISAHLCPNGPEIRRREAAYLAVHAAPERLTLVTGDFNSASPHDSEPEDWAALAPHHRARYVADDLQGIDRSVLAHLEAAGWVDLGQELDAAGVPTVPTAAYRDAEFATMRCDYLLASSGLAAKARSYQVIRNSITDTASDHYPVLATFEL, from the coding sequence ATGACCACATTGACCGTTCTTACCTACAACACCCTGTTCGCCGGCCGCGACGGCGGCGATGATCGCCGCGCGCAGGCTCAGGTCGGGCTGATCAACGATCTTCGGCCCGACGTCTTCCTGATGCAGGAAGCAAAGGGCTTCGATGCGAACGGCGGTGCGTGGCTCCACGCGCTCGAACAGCAGATTGCCATGCGCGGCTTTCTGGCTGTTGCACCGCGCACTGGCCAGAACATCGCCATCTTCATTCGCGAGCCGCTGCGCCCGTTGGGCTTCGAGGCCGACGGTGCAAACTTCCATCACACGCTCGCGACACTGCGGGTCGCGGTCCCCGGCAGCGAACTGCCCGTCACCTTCATCAGCGCCCATCTGTGCCCGAACGGGCCGGAGATTCGCCGCCGGGAAGCCGCCTATCTGGCTGTCCATGCTGCCCCCGAGCGACTGACGCTCGTCACGGGTGACTTCAATTCCGCTTCGCCGCATGACTCCGAGCCGGAGGACTGGGCCGCACTTGCGCCGCACCACCGTGCCCGCTATGTGGCCGACGACCTGCAGGGCATCGACCGCAGCGTGCTCGCGCATCTGGAAGCGGCCGGCTGGGTCGACCTCGGCCAGGAACTGGACGCGGCCGGTGTCCCGACGGTTCCCACAGCGGCCTACCGCGATGCCGAGTTCGCCACCATGCGCTGCGACTACCTGCTGGCGTCCAGCGGGCTCGCCGCGAAGGCCCGCAGTTATCAGGTCATCCGCAACAGCATCACCGACACGGCCTCCGACCATTACCCCGTGCTCGCGACATTCGAGTTGTAG
- a CDS encoding lysine N(6)-hydroxylase/L-ornithine N(5)-oxygenase family protein encodes MHLTSDAVMDLVGIGIGPANLSLAALLRPHQQIKGRFFDKRSEFQWHSGLMLPQAALQVPYLKDLVSLVDPTNELSFLSFLVKHKRLLCFMNANFPQVLRREFNQYYRWACEQIPDLQFDSDIESVDIEGGLLVVKGSGGTQATRNVVLGTGQQPSVPACAKPWLGTTLLHASQYLLNNNPVQSKRVVVVGGGQTGAEVFQHLISNTDAMPASVAWVSRRWNFFPLDESSFTNELYTPEYSDYFYGLSETQRRQLLAEQKLASDGISPSLLESIYRRVYELRNVLGHPCDLHLQPGRELVDVTRNKGGWALELKHAHSGIREALDADVVVLCTGYDYRMPAFLDPIAGRIDTNEGEFVVDEDYSIRWDGPQDCRIYVQNAARSQRGIADPNLGLIPWRCARIINSVAHRAVYDVEVPAPFVSWDARSHSSQGASPSLRMAS; translated from the coding sequence ATGCACCTTACGTCAGATGCGGTAATGGATCTGGTAGGAATCGGCATAGGGCCGGCGAATTTGAGCCTCGCGGCTTTGTTACGCCCGCATCAGCAGATCAAAGGCCGATTCTTCGACAAGCGTAGCGAGTTCCAGTGGCATTCAGGCCTGATGCTCCCGCAGGCAGCGCTACAGGTGCCTTATCTGAAGGATCTGGTGAGCCTCGTCGATCCGACTAACGAGCTCTCGTTCCTGTCGTTTCTGGTCAAGCATAAGCGCCTGCTGTGCTTCATGAACGCGAATTTCCCGCAGGTACTGCGGCGCGAATTCAACCAGTATTATCGTTGGGCTTGTGAACAGATTCCGGACCTGCAATTCGACAGTGACATCGAGTCGGTCGACATCGAAGGCGGCCTCCTGGTCGTGAAGGGCTCGGGTGGAACCCAAGCCACCCGCAACGTCGTGCTCGGTACGGGCCAGCAGCCGAGTGTGCCGGCATGCGCCAAGCCGTGGCTCGGCACGACGTTGCTACATGCGTCGCAATATCTGCTCAATAACAATCCGGTTCAGAGCAAGCGCGTGGTCGTGGTGGGCGGGGGCCAGACGGGCGCGGAGGTTTTCCAGCATCTCATTTCCAATACGGATGCCATGCCGGCAAGCGTGGCCTGGGTATCGCGCCGCTGGAATTTCTTTCCGCTCGACGAGTCGAGCTTTACCAACGAACTCTATACACCTGAATACAGCGACTATTTCTACGGTCTGTCCGAAACACAGCGGCGCCAATTGCTCGCCGAGCAGAAGCTGGCGAGCGACGGCATTTCACCTTCGCTGCTCGAATCGATTTATCGGCGCGTGTATGAATTGCGCAATGTGCTTGGGCATCCTTGCGACCTCCATCTTCAACCCGGCCGCGAACTGGTTGACGTCACCCGCAACAAGGGCGGTTGGGCGCTCGAATTAAAGCATGCACATTCGGGCATTCGCGAAGCGCTCGATGCCGACGTCGTCGTACTGTGCACCGGTTACGACTACCGTATGCCGGCTTTCCTCGATCCTATCGCCGGGCGGATCGATACGAATGAGGGCGAGTTCGTCGTGGACGAGGATTACTCGATCAGATGGGACGGCCCGCAAGATTGCCGGATTTACGTTCAAAACGCCGCGCGCAGCCAGCGCGGTATCGCCGATCCCAATCTCGGCCTGATTCCGTGGCGCTGCGCGCGGATCATCAATAGTGTCGCCCATCGCGCCGTGTACGACGTGGAAGTGCCGGCGCCCTTCGTGAGCTGGGATGCGCGAAGCCATTCCAGCCAAGGAGCCAGCCCCAGCCTGCGAATGGCTTCGTAA
- a CDS encoding MFS transporter, producing MGFGLVNNENEHQKRVLTATSLSYVVVILDTSIVNVALEPVAASLGSDITGLQWVVNAYTLTFASLLLSSGVLGDRIGAKSVYLAGLLIFACASALCGFAPDLQILVAARILQGIGAALLVPCSLTLINSAFPVAQQRAGAIGVWAGCGGVAMAAGPLVGGLLIHLLGWRSIFLVNVPIALIGVWLTTRIESARPAVSDRPLDLAGQVLAIVALGASVAVLIEGAKLGWHVPVIRAGVATAIVAWIAFALVESRRRQPMLPLYFFRHPTFSASAFASMISGLVFYGLFFLLSLYFQSARGWPPLRTGLAFLPLTVMVTVGSFASGALNRAYGAHKLVCGGFLLYALGFVGLLALAEDAPYWRIALCFPAVGFGAGVITPAATAALMAAVDKARAGVAAGVLNASRQTGSAFGVAIFGALMSAIQPLDSGVRVAVYLAIGLSLLAALLWSLASVLATRYARETA from the coding sequence ATGGGGTTTGGGCTCGTGAATAATGAAAATGAACATCAAAAGCGGGTATTAACGGCGACCAGTCTCAGCTACGTCGTCGTCATATTAGATACATCCATTGTCAACGTCGCATTGGAGCCCGTTGCTGCGAGTCTGGGCTCGGATATCACGGGTCTTCAATGGGTGGTCAATGCCTATACGCTCACATTTGCGAGCCTGTTGCTGAGTAGCGGAGTATTGGGCGACCGGATCGGTGCAAAATCGGTCTATCTGGCCGGACTGCTGATTTTCGCTTGCGCATCGGCATTATGCGGATTCGCACCGGACTTGCAGATTCTTGTCGCTGCACGGATTTTACAGGGAATAGGTGCGGCATTACTGGTGCCGTGTTCGCTGACACTCATCAATAGTGCGTTTCCGGTTGCGCAGCAGCGAGCCGGTGCGATCGGCGTGTGGGCCGGATGCGGCGGCGTCGCGATGGCGGCAGGGCCGCTCGTTGGCGGCTTGCTGATTCATCTGTTGGGCTGGCGGAGCATCTTCCTGGTGAACGTGCCGATTGCGCTAATCGGCGTCTGGCTCACCACGCGAATCGAGTCCGCACGTCCTGCCGTGTCCGACCGGCCGTTGGACCTGGCCGGGCAGGTGCTCGCCATCGTCGCGCTGGGTGCGTCGGTGGCAGTGCTGATCGAAGGCGCGAAGCTGGGGTGGCATGTGCCGGTCATCCGCGCCGGCGTCGCGACCGCGATCGTTGCATGGATTGCATTCGCGCTGGTTGAATCCAGGCGCCGACAACCCATGCTGCCCCTGTACTTCTTTCGGCATCCGACATTTTCCGCATCGGCGTTTGCGTCGATGATCTCGGGTCTGGTGTTCTACGGATTGTTCTTTCTGCTGAGCCTATATTTTCAGTCCGCGCGCGGTTGGCCGCCGTTGCGGACCGGTCTCGCGTTTTTGCCCTTGACGGTGATGGTGACAGTCGGCAGTTTCGCTTCAGGCGCTTTGAATAGGGCTTATGGTGCACACAAGCTCGTGTGCGGCGGCTTTCTGCTCTATGCACTGGGCTTCGTCGGGCTGCTTGCATTGGCCGAAGATGCCCCCTATTGGCGGATTGCACTCTGTTTCCCGGCCGTCGGCTTCGGTGCCGGCGTGATTACACCAGCGGCGACCGCCGCATTGATGGCTGCGGTGGATAAGGCGCGCGCGGGCGTTGCAGCAGGCGTTCTCAATGCAAGCAGGCAAACGGGGTCCGCATTCGGGGTTGCGATCTTCGGCGCGCTGATGAGCGCCATCCAGCCACTGGATAGCGGGGTTCGTGTCGCGGTCTATCTGGCTATCGGCCTGTCACTGCTCGCAGCGCTTCTATGGAGTCTCGCCTCGGTACTGGCCACCCGTTACGCGCGTGAGACTGCGTAG
- a CDS encoding cupin domain-containing protein, giving the protein MENHLEVASADAVVAPFPVIPEWQEAVNIEGVKLFMHSFVDAMAGAPLRTSRFTIRPGCGTLEDKHAVREIWFISAGTVDVFYGDAWHHVGAGQAVFFESWNPHFARNSGDVEAQIFSVWWE; this is encoded by the coding sequence ATGGAAAATCATTTGGAAGTCGCATCGGCGGACGCGGTGGTGGCACCTTTTCCCGTCATACCGGAATGGCAGGAAGCCGTGAATATTGAAGGCGTGAAGCTGTTCATGCACAGCTTCGTCGACGCGATGGCCGGGGCGCCGTTGCGCACTTCGCGGTTCACGATACGGCCCGGTTGCGGGACGCTGGAAGACAAGCATGCTGTCCGTGAGATCTGGTTCATCTCCGCGGGCACCGTCGACGTCTTTTACGGCGACGCCTGGCATCACGTGGGTGCCGGGCAGGCGGTATTTTTCGAATCGTGGAACCCCCACTTCGCGAGAAATAGCGGCGATGTCGAAGCGCAGATTTTCTCCGTGTGGTGGGAGTGA
- a CDS encoding ArsR/SmtB family transcription factor, whose amino-acid sequence MSQHNISTVAHLIAEPVRAVILITLANGNALSASALAEAAGVTAQTASSHLAKLLDGGLLTVESKGRHRYFQLAGAHISHALESLASIGPVTPAWRNTPNRSARELRFARCCYDHLAGQVGVAVTQSMLRRGFVVEAGDRQYALTACGNTWLQELGVDAAPQTSDHTGHARQCLDWTERQYHIAGPLGARLMDAFVAWDWMRKSPVARSVTITSKGWDALEKHFDIRRNMGEAAALLPQTDRPVEEQPAFA is encoded by the coding sequence ATGAGTCAGCACAATATCTCAACCGTTGCACATTTGATCGCGGAGCCGGTTCGGGCTGTGATTCTGATTACGCTAGCAAACGGCAACGCCTTGTCGGCGAGTGCACTTGCCGAAGCGGCGGGCGTGACTGCGCAGACTGCGAGTTCACACCTGGCCAAGCTGCTCGACGGCGGCCTGCTGACCGTCGAAAGCAAAGGGCGGCATCGTTATTTCCAGCTCGCCGGCGCGCACATTTCGCATGCGCTCGAAAGCCTCGCGTCGATCGGCCCCGTCACTCCAGCCTGGAGAAACACCCCGAACCGCTCGGCCCGCGAACTGCGCTTCGCGCGCTGCTGCTACGACCACCTCGCGGGCCAGGTCGGCGTCGCCGTCACTCAAAGCATGCTCAGACGAGGCTTCGTCGTCGAGGCCGGCGATCGCCAGTACGCACTCACCGCTTGCGGCAACACATGGCTGCAGGAACTCGGCGTCGATGCTGCCCCGCAGACCTCGGACCATACGGGGCACGCCCGGCAGTGCCTCGACTGGACCGAGCGGCAATACCACATCGCGGGACCGCTGGGCGCCCGTCTGATGGACGCTTTTGTTGCATGGGACTGGATGCGCAAGTCGCCCGTGGCGCGCTCGGTCACGATCACGTCCAAGGGGTGGGATGCGCTGGAAAAGCACTTCGACATCCGGCGTAATATGGGTGAAGCAGCTGCGCTGCTGCCGCAAACCGACCGTCCAGTCGAGGAGCAACCTGCGTTCGCATGA
- a CDS encoding NAD(P)/FAD-dependent oxidoreductase: MRETADVVVIGGGSTGSSVAWHLARAGLTVRLLERGTIASGSSGDSPGIVRQYYPNPALARLAARGLRIYRQWAEMFDGECGYQRTGFLTGVTQAEWGRTCVQVHQQQSDGIGVALYSPTQMRALIADLQVDGLAGAVYEQDAGYCDARATAQSFAQGAQRFGAVIDEHRTACRIHTLNGRVTGVETDRGRIDAAVLVNAAGPWAASLAATCGADLPITASRQGVAICRIEAQAEEAQLPGYSERKHGFYLRPDSPGIYMIGSLAPDDSGPVDPDAHRPQMGGDVSRRYCERAAQRFSRLSDASPVGSRVSFFDDTPDGNPIVGVDPRVDGLIVAAGLSGHGFKFAPVFGQEIAALIAGGKMHADLDQFEVSRFLD; the protein is encoded by the coding sequence ATGCGTGAGACAGCCGACGTCGTGGTGATAGGTGGCGGCTCGACCGGAAGCAGCGTCGCGTGGCATCTCGCGCGGGCCGGTTTGACGGTAAGGTTGCTGGAGCGCGGGACAATCGCATCCGGCTCGTCCGGCGATTCTCCAGGCATTGTCCGTCAGTACTATCCGAACCCCGCGCTGGCTCGACTCGCGGCGCGTGGCTTGCGGATTTACCGGCAATGGGCCGAGATGTTCGACGGCGAGTGCGGCTACCAGCGTACTGGTTTTCTGACAGGCGTGACACAAGCCGAGTGGGGACGTACCTGTGTGCAGGTGCATCAGCAGCAATCGGACGGTATCGGCGTGGCGCTCTACTCACCGACGCAGATGCGAGCTTTAATCGCCGACCTCCAGGTCGACGGTCTCGCTGGCGCCGTATACGAGCAGGATGCGGGCTACTGCGACGCACGCGCAACAGCGCAATCTTTCGCGCAGGGCGCGCAGCGGTTCGGCGCGGTCATCGACGAGCACCGCACCGCGTGCCGGATTCACACGCTCAATGGGCGGGTAACCGGCGTGGAAACCGATCGCGGCCGGATCGACGCCGCCGTCCTGGTCAATGCTGCAGGCCCCTGGGCGGCGTCTCTCGCTGCGACTTGCGGCGCCGATCTGCCCATTACCGCATCGAGACAAGGCGTGGCCATCTGCAGGATCGAGGCGCAGGCGGAAGAAGCGCAACTGCCTGGGTATAGCGAAAGGAAACACGGTTTCTACCTGCGGCCGGATAGCCCTGGCATTTATATGATCGGCTCCCTCGCTCCGGACGACAGTGGACCGGTCGATCCTGACGCGCATCGCCCCCAGATGGGTGGCGATGTGAGCCGGCGATATTGCGAACGCGCCGCGCAGCGATTTTCCCGGCTTTCGGATGCGTCGCCGGTTGGCAGCAGGGTGTCATTTTTTGACGATACCCCGGATGGGAACCCGATCGTGGGAGTTGATCCGCGCGTCGATGGGCTGATTGTTGCCGCGGGTTTGTCGGGACACGGATTCAAATTCGCGCCGGTATTTGGACAGGAAATCGCTGCATTGATCGCCGGAGGAAAAATGCATGCTGATCTCGATCAGTTTGAAGTTAGCCGATTTCTCGACTAA
- a CDS encoding NAD(P)/FAD-dependent oxidoreductase: MMNDRYDLAIVGGGIVGAWTLYLATLRHPGWRIVLVDRYRVGDGATAHSAGVLLATGRSARERKLAAISADLYGSVQAPLGLNTTRADVFWVTDAQSSDEVRTVAVDFSIGGGSIPQAELESRLGLSVRLDAVQTVLRGGTAISHDPGLIARSLISASLRSANVSCVEGAAVTKMQPSAGGTELCLADGRALHAARSVVAVGPWIIEQPFEAFADAHDVRIKKVVALHVDRAPQPDAAAVFFPQDDAYLMPLPARNQWLFSFRSDEWDCRPRKHALEISDRDRNVAEAVLRRYLPDLADVCCGGRVFCDAYTSTGEPLVSLDPCLPAVFAGAGSGAGFRLAPGIAEEALRLIEA; this comes from the coding sequence ATGATGAATGACCGATACGACCTGGCGATCGTCGGCGGCGGCATAGTCGGCGCGTGGACCTTGTATCTGGCGACTCTACGGCATCCAGGATGGCGCATCGTACTCGTCGATCGCTACAGGGTAGGCGATGGAGCTACCGCGCATTCGGCTGGCGTGCTGCTCGCCACGGGGCGTTCAGCGCGTGAGCGCAAGCTGGCGGCAATCAGCGCTGACCTTTACGGCAGTGTGCAGGCGCCGTTGGGTTTGAACACAACTCGGGCGGACGTGTTCTGGGTTACCGACGCGCAATCCAGTGACGAGGTGCGCACGGTTGCGGTCGACTTCTCGATAGGTGGCGGTTCGATCCCACAGGCCGAACTGGAAAGCCGGCTCGGTCTTTCGGTGCGTCTCGACGCCGTGCAGACTGTGCTGCGCGGTGGCACGGCGATCAGTCACGATCCAGGGCTCATCGCCAGGTCGCTGATCAGCGCGAGTCTGCGTTCGGCGAACGTAAGCTGTGTAGAAGGCGCTGCCGTGACAAAGATGCAGCCGTCCGCAGGAGGTACGGAGCTATGTCTGGCGGACGGTCGTGCGCTCCACGCCGCGCGTTCCGTGGTTGCCGTCGGGCCCTGGATCATCGAGCAGCCTTTCGAAGCATTCGCCGACGCGCACGACGTGCGGATCAAGAAAGTCGTCGCCTTGCACGTCGATCGCGCGCCGCAGCCTGACGCTGCAGCTGTGTTCTTTCCACAAGACGACGCCTATCTGATGCCGTTGCCCGCGCGCAATCAATGGTTGTTTAGTTTTCGCAGCGACGAATGGGATTGCCGGCCTCGTAAGCACGCTCTCGAAATTAGCGACCGCGACCGTAACGTAGCCGAGGCCGTCTTGCGTCGATATCTGCCGGATTTGGCCGATGTCTGCTGCGGTGGCCGGGTGTTTTGCGATGCCTACACGTCGACAGGGGAACCGCTGGTCTCGCTCGACCCCTGCCTCCCGGCGGTCTTTGCTGGCGCTGGCAGCGGTGCCGGCTTCCGGTTAGCGCCGGGGATCGCGGAGGAAGCGTTGCGCCTGATCGAAGCCTGA
- a CDS encoding glutathione S-transferase family protein: MQLYGDRGSSNTRRVLTVARHLQLDVEFIFVNLFAGENRTAAYLALNPNGTIPTFVDGDVVLFEASAIMIYLAEKAGSALWPDGAARFETLKWMFWAAEHFRRGPSILIEERFIKQIQGHPEDAALVGDALKSIHRYAAVLDAHLRDRPFVVGHTLTLADIDLAAPFSHIPRTRAPFDAYPDLMAWHKRLIDGVPAWRSTGEDLERRITEIQSATAARARAA, from the coding sequence ATGCAGCTCTATGGCGATCGGGGATCGAGCAATACGCGACGCGTCCTGACCGTAGCACGGCACCTGCAGCTCGACGTGGAATTCATCTTCGTCAATCTGTTCGCGGGAGAAAATCGCACTGCGGCATACCTGGCGCTGAATCCTAACGGGACGATCCCCACTTTCGTCGACGGCGATGTGGTGCTGTTCGAGGCTTCGGCCATCATGATTTACCTGGCCGAGAAGGCGGGCTCCGCTCTGTGGCCCGATGGCGCCGCCCGTTTCGAAACCCTCAAGTGGATGTTCTGGGCCGCCGAGCATTTCCGTCGTGGCCCCTCCATACTGATCGAAGAACGCTTCATCAAACAGATTCAGGGACATCCGGAAGACGCGGCGCTGGTCGGCGATGCGCTAAAGTCTATCCATCGCTATGCCGCCGTGCTTGACGCTCATCTGCGCGATCGCCCCTTCGTGGTGGGTCACACGTTGACGCTGGCCGATATCGATCTGGCCGCGCCGTTTAGCCACATTCCGCGCACGCGCGCGCCATTCGACGCCTATCCTGATCTGATGGCATGGCACAAGCGTCTGATCGATGGCGTTCCCGCGTGGCGTTCCACCGGCGAAGATCTGGAGCGCCGAATCACCGAGATACAAAGCGCCACCGCGGCGCGCGCACGAGCTGCATAG
- a CDS encoding methionine--tRNA ligase, translating to MISSARKFFLMPIPPTPNGRLHLGHIAGPYLRMDMLCRYLRSQGHHVRVVSAVDGFDSYVLWKGLQETRPPEEVCRDYHAQIARDLAALDIEVDDFLDLVQGSHAPSHANTARRAVEMLVASGHTDTIVEKVLYSRATGRYLVGAWLTGQCPQCEAPAAGYFCEACGAHFRPESMLNPGPRMGDADLEWRETENIFLRVPDEAELLRRLQCAGAPEKFIAVVLRFLARERGLVRLTAPGDWGVAWPADRWGNPRVLFEAGWEYGLTCGERYAQMEGGDAHPMARGSDVTTLVSFGIDNAVLLLAGSVAVMNALPERQPFDHVLTNYFYNLQGSKFSTSRLHVVWAADIVDMTPASSDAVRCFLARESPEEQTSNFDVGDFIRFVNDDLAGTMQARIDAAWETLARSPQREWSMSASMAGRFEASSSALDHAFRLDAVSARAACAVLLAWDGLPQVDLGNPEEAYGWLKGLAYFAAPIMPRLSSELWRALGHEGMPLRREVRCVSTPHMQGNCRAWFSPLSLESLSPCLPAGLSLAGVASHA from the coding sequence GTGATCTCTTCAGCGCGGAAGTTCTTTCTGATGCCCATACCGCCGACACCGAACGGCCGGCTGCACCTCGGCCATATCGCCGGGCCTTATCTGCGGATGGACATGTTGTGCCGCTATCTTCGCAGTCAAGGTCATCATGTGCGCGTCGTGTCCGCCGTTGATGGCTTCGACTCGTACGTGCTCTGGAAGGGACTACAGGAGACCCGCCCGCCGGAGGAAGTCTGTCGTGACTATCACGCGCAGATTGCCCGCGATCTGGCGGCGCTCGACATCGAAGTCGACGATTTTCTCGATCTGGTGCAAGGGTCGCATGCACCTAGCCACGCCAATACCGCACGGCGCGCTGTCGAGATGCTTGTGGCGAGCGGTCATACCGATACCATCGTCGAGAAGGTGCTGTACAGCCGCGCGACCGGCCGGTACCTCGTGGGCGCATGGCTGACAGGCCAATGCCCGCAGTGCGAAGCCCCGGCGGCCGGTTATTTTTGCGAGGCCTGCGGTGCCCACTTTCGCCCTGAGTCGATGCTCAATCCCGGACCGCGGATGGGCGATGCTGATCTGGAATGGCGTGAGACGGAAAACATCTTCCTGCGCGTGCCGGATGAAGCGGAACTCCTACGACGGCTGCAATGCGCCGGTGCGCCCGAGAAGTTCATCGCAGTGGTGCTGCGGTTTTTAGCGCGCGAGCGTGGCCTGGTCAGGCTGACCGCGCCTGGTGATTGGGGCGTCGCCTGGCCAGCGGACCGGTGGGGCAATCCCCGAGTCCTGTTCGAGGCGGGGTGGGAGTACGGCTTGACGTGCGGCGAGCGCTACGCTCAGATGGAGGGCGGTGACGCTCATCCGATGGCCCGCGGCAGCGATGTGACGACGTTGGTCAGCTTTGGCATCGACAATGCCGTCCTGCTGCTGGCGGGCTCGGTGGCGGTAATGAATGCATTGCCGGAGCGTCAGCCGTTCGATCACGTGTTGACGAACTACTTCTATAACCTTCAGGGTTCCAAGTTTTCGACTAGCAGGCTGCATGTGGTTTGGGCTGCCGATATCGTCGACATGACGCCTGCGTCGAGCGATGCAGTACGTTGCTTTCTGGCTCGCGAAAGTCCGGAGGAGCAGACGAGCAACTTCGACGTGGGCGACTTTATCCGCTTCGTCAACGACGACCTGGCAGGCACGATGCAAGCGCGGATCGACGCTGCGTGGGAGACGCTGGCGCGAAGTCCCCAGCGCGAGTGGTCCATGTCGGCTTCAATGGCTGGGCGATTCGAGGCGTCGTCAAGTGCGTTGGATCACGCGTTCCGGCTCGATGCCGTCTCCGCGCGCGCTGCATGTGCCGTGCTGCTTGCATGGGATGGCCTGCCACAGGTCGATCTTGGGAATCCAGAGGAGGCGTACGGTTGGCTCAAAGGCCTCGCGTACTTTGCCGCACCGATCATGCCCCGTCTGTCTTCCGAACTGTGGCGCGCGCTTGGACATGAAGGAATGCCGTTGCGGCGCGAGGTGCGTTGCGTGTCGACACCGCATATGCAAGGCAACTGCCGCGCATGGTTCTCACCGCTGTCGCTGGAATCGCTCAGTCCATGCTTGCCGGCCGGCCTTTCGCTCGCCGGAGTGGCAAGCCATGCGTGA